The Pseudomonadota bacterium genome contains the following window.
CCGGCAGTTTCCCGTTGGCGCGGGCCAGGGCTCAGTGTGTGGCGACCGCTGCCGGTGCGGCGGTCGGCGCCTTTCCAGGCAGGTTCTGGGCCCACCACGCCTCGGCCTGACGCGCGCTCCAGGGCCTCGGCAGCGCGATGGCGGCCAGGCGGTCGAACACCTCGCGCGCGCTCTGCGGGCGCTTCTCGGGGGCTTTCTCGAGGCACTGCATGACGAGCGCCTCCAGCTCGGGGGGGAGCACCTTGTTCACGCGCTTCGATGGGGGAACGGGTGTGGTCTGCACGTGGTCGATGAGCACCTGGGTCGTGGCACGCTCCTCAAAAACGAGAACGCCCGTGAGCATGTAGTAGGCCACGCAGCCGAGGGCGTAGATGTCGGTGTGGGGGGTCACGGTCTCTCCTCGCGCCTGCTCTGGCGCCATGTAGGCAGGGGTGCCGTAGACCAGGCTCGTGCGGCTCAGCTTGACGGCTTCCGGACCGTCTGTCGATGCGGTCTTCACGAGCCCGAAGTCGAGTATCTTGATGAAGTCGTACTGCGTGCCGAGGTGGCACACGTAGAGGTTGGCGGGTTTCACATCGCGGTGGACGAGCCCCGCCTGATGGGCCTCCTCGAGCGACTCGCAGGCCTGCATGAGCAGCCACACGGCGCGGGCGGGGGCGATGGGGCCGAAGCGCTCGACCAGGGCCTCGACGTCGAGACCCTCGAGGAGCTCCATCACGTAGTAGAACGCACCGTCATCGGCGGTGCCGAAATCGTAGAGCACGACGGTGTGGGGAGAGCGAAGTCCCGCGGTGGCCCGTGCCTCGCGCTCGAACCGGGCAAGCGCGTTCAGATCGGCGTCGGCCTTTCCCGGGCTCGGGCGGATGAGCTTCACGGCCGCGGGTCGCGCCAGCAGCCTGTGGTGGGCGCGCCAGACCTCGCCCATGCCCCCGACACCGAGGCGGGCATCGAGGGTGTAGCTGCCCAGGTCGCGTGCGTCAGCGGCGTCAGCGGCCAGCTGGGTGAAGACCAGCGACGGCACGATGGCCAGGGCTCCCGCGATGTAGTTGTCGAGGAACAGCATGGCCATGTCATAGTGGGGGAGCGGATGTGGCTCCTCGCCCAGGGCAACGGCCAGCGTGTAGGCCAGAGGGCCCATCGACGCCGCGCAGAAGCCTGCCG
Protein-coding sequences here:
- a CDS encoding serine/threonine protein kinase, whose product is MVPANVKLDTSRRLGIASFAIGVVLLLLIGERFLGYLTSDTWVCIDGLTVVLSFALSAACHRRKIPLGLMLGVATAYELLIALTLSYMEFSVPNGAMHVRQGGISWACLVIVLFPALVPTPPLKALAAGFCAASMGPLAYTLAVALGEEPHPLPHYDMAMLFLDNYIAGALAIVPSLVFTQLAADAADARDLGSYTLDARLGVGGMGEVWRAHHRLLARPAAVKLIRPSPGKADADLNALARFEREARATAGLRSPHTVVLYDFGTADDGAFYYVMELLEGLDVEALVERFGPIAPARAVWLLMQACESLEEAHQAGLVHRDVKPANLYVCHLGTQYDFIKILDFGLVKTASTDGPEAVKLSRTSLVYGTPAYMAPEQARGETVTPHTDIYALGCVAYYMLTGVLVFEERATTQVLIDHVQTTPVPPSKRVNKVLPPELEALVMQCLEKAPEKRPQSAREVFDRLAAIALPRPWSARQAEAWWAQNLPGKAPTAAPAAVATH